A single genomic interval of Leptospirales bacterium harbors:
- a CDS encoding STAS domain-containing protein yields the protein MEVSVKTNGRHTIAALNGQLDLYSVGELKRKMQEYLGSASVLSLAVDLTQLKYMDSSGIALMAHLRKKMLEKSGGEFFMVGAGPEILNVLRLAALDQFFTFVDSEAKLPS from the coding sequence ATGGAAGTTTCAGTCAAGACCAATGGTCGTCACACGATCGCCGCACTCAATGGCCAGCTTGATCTTTACAGCGTCGGGGAGCTCAAACGGAAGATGCAGGAGTACCTTGGAAGTGCAAGCGTACTCTCCCTGGCAGTCGATCTGACCCAGCTCAAGTATATGGATTCATCCGGAATTGCTTTGATGGCGCACCTCCGTAAGAAGATGCTGGAAAAGTCCGGGGGAGAATTCTTCATGGTGGGCGCGGGTCCGGAGATCCTGAACGTATTGCGTCTTGCTGCACTCGACCAATTTTTTACATTCGTCGATAGCGAAGCAAAATTGCCATCCTGA
- a CDS encoding SpoIIE family protein phosphatase: protein MTEKPPRRTSLRIIIGALYGLLALLNIIISSVMIVENQIDLILSNINLQQNELGRVVSDELQSVEIAPDSAENLAQLDSQLRSRDVERYQVFDDRGQIWKQYFREGASQQTEVSPEILKKTEELTSENTLFRQRFIPELNEADFSIDLLIPLRTRAAKHAFIFARLSLVEARKRIESLYVQVGVAVILGIVVHLIFAIFVFRLIFRRVSLLTEASNKMAGGDLATRASWRRKRQDELDDLGDAFNSMAANIQQNVATITELNSQIELELTIGKEVQELFLGNLSVVEQYKPALFYRPMRQVSGDVYKFYKLRDGHTGVFFADAAGHGVSAALITTITILSLDEALQHQLNPAQVMTSLNAHLAERLDTSYYATGVFMLIGPGGKTYITNGGHNNVIFLPGRSEDETVEIKSHGPPLGLMDGVRYKANMVNTKSGDRIFVHSDGLIETVNDDGEQYGIERVLDQLRAGRGLDTTTAAHNLQTAFTSFVTKYHDDVSFLLLEIP from the coding sequence ATGACGGAAAAGCCGCCCAGGCGAACATCGCTCCGGATTATCATCGGGGCTCTCTATGGCCTGCTGGCCTTGCTGAACATTATTATCAGCTCCGTCATGATCGTGGAGAACCAGATCGACCTGATCCTGAGCAATATCAACCTGCAGCAAAACGAATTGGGGCGCGTTGTTTCCGACGAATTGCAATCGGTGGAAATCGCGCCCGATTCCGCCGAGAATCTGGCGCAACTGGACAGCCAGTTGCGCAGCCGCGATGTGGAGCGCTATCAGGTCTTCGATGATCGCGGACAGATCTGGAAACAGTACTTTCGCGAGGGGGCGTCGCAGCAAACTGAGGTCAGTCCGGAAATTCTGAAAAAGACCGAAGAATTGACATCGGAAAATACGCTGTTCCGTCAGCGCTTCATCCCTGAGCTCAATGAAGCGGACTTTTCGATAGATCTGCTCATCCCGCTGCGCACCCGCGCCGCCAAACATGCATTCATTTTTGCGCGTCTCTCGCTGGTCGAGGCGCGTAAGCGAATTGAATCGCTCTACGTCCAGGTGGGCGTGGCGGTAATCCTTGGAATCGTCGTCCACCTGATTTTTGCCATCTTTGTCTTTCGACTGATCTTCCGTCGCGTCAGCCTGCTGACGGAAGCCAGCAACAAGATGGCCGGCGGCGATCTGGCGACGCGCGCGTCCTGGCGACGCAAACGACAGGATGAGCTGGACGACCTGGGCGACGCCTTCAACTCAATGGCTGCCAACATTCAGCAGAACGTAGCAACGATTACCGAACTGAATTCGCAAATCGAACTGGAACTGACTATCGGCAAGGAAGTGCAGGAGCTGTTCCTGGGCAATCTCAGCGTCGTCGAGCAATATAAGCCAGCGCTCTTCTATCGTCCTATGCGCCAGGTAAGCGGCGACGTATATAAATTCTACAAACTCCGCGACGGTCACACCGGCGTGTTCTTTGCCGACGCCGCCGGTCACGGGGTGTCCGCCGCACTGATTACGACGATCACAATTCTCAGCCTGGATGAGGCCTTGCAACACCAGCTGAATCCGGCTCAGGTGATGACCTCGCTCAACGCACACCTCGCCGAACGACTGGACACGTCCTACTATGCAACCGGCGTATTCATGCTGATCGGACCCGGCGGAAAGACTTATATTACGAATGGCGGCCACAACAATGTGATCTTTCTGCCCGGAAGGTCGGAGGATGAGACGGTCGAAATCAAATCACATGGACCGCCGCTGGGCTTGATGGATGGCGTACGCTACAAAGCGAACATGGTCAATACAAAATCCGGCGACCGGATCTTTGTCCATTCCGACGGATTGATAGAAACAGTCAATGACGACGGCGAACAGTATGGGATCGAACGCGTGCTGGATCAGCTGCGCGCCGGTCGCGGTTTGGATACGACGACAGCGGCGCATAATTTGCAGACAGCCTTTACTTCGTTTGTAACAAAATACCACGATGATGTGAGCTTCCTGCTGTTGGAGATCCCGTGA
- the radA gene encoding DNA repair protein RadA yields MARKKSISSFVCRNCGESHSRWAGKCAACGSWNSLEENEAQFASAPRSGQNRQLQLATLDALHMQPSAARLCTGLAEFDRILGGGLPPGAFVLLAGEPGAGKSTLLLELIRKFQHTAIYFTGEESAQQIALRAARLGIETSALRIAHETELDLIAACIETERPALALIDSIQTLSLGAREGAPGAAAALRSAALRLMEAAKISTTAIVASGHVTKDGAIAGPRLLEHMVDASLFFESDRSNHYRILRALKNRFGAVGESAFFEMGQRGLRPLERLGELSTVSGGPGRVHSALLEGSRALAVEVQALVTRCYYGPARRTADGLDSRRLSLLAAVLEKTLRVRLAECDIFANLAGGLDSNDPALDLALCAAVLSSQAEIAVPPGFACFGEVGLSGEVRSGPRSRDRIGELVRQGFVRIALPDGELIDPLPEGVDLHRIGQIADLAALLGAAPH; encoded by the coding sequence ATGGCCCGCAAGAAATCCATCAGCTCTTTCGTCTGCCGCAATTGCGGCGAAAGCCACAGCCGCTGGGCGGGAAAATGCGCCGCCTGCGGCAGCTGGAATTCATTGGAAGAGAACGAAGCTCAATTTGCGTCGGCGCCGCGTTCCGGCCAGAATCGTCAATTGCAACTGGCGACGCTGGACGCACTGCATATGCAACCCTCAGCAGCGCGTCTTTGTACGGGTCTTGCTGAATTCGACCGAATCCTTGGCGGGGGTTTGCCTCCGGGCGCCTTTGTCCTGCTGGCCGGCGAGCCCGGCGCCGGGAAGTCAACCTTGCTGTTAGAACTGATTCGCAAGTTTCAGCATACGGCTATTTATTTCACCGGAGAGGAGTCCGCGCAGCAAATTGCGCTACGCGCCGCACGCCTGGGCATTGAGACTTCGGCGCTGCGCATTGCCCATGAGACTGAGCTGGATCTGATCGCGGCATGCATCGAGACCGAACGTCCGGCGCTGGCGTTGATCGATTCCATTCAGACGCTGAGCCTCGGCGCTCGAGAAGGCGCTCCGGGCGCGGCGGCGGCGCTGCGCAGCGCTGCGCTGCGCTTGATGGAGGCCGCAAAAATCTCGACAACGGCGATTGTGGCCAGCGGTCACGTCACCAAGGATGGGGCGATTGCCGGACCGCGGCTGCTGGAGCACATGGTGGATGCGTCGCTCTTTTTCGAAAGCGATCGCAGCAATCACTACCGGATTCTGCGCGCTTTGAAAAATCGCTTCGGCGCCGTCGGCGAGAGCGCCTTCTTTGAAATGGGGCAGCGCGGACTTCGCCCCCTGGAACGACTGGGAGAGCTCAGCACCGTCTCCGGCGGACCAGGTCGAGTCCATTCAGCATTGCTGGAAGGCAGCCGAGCTCTGGCAGTTGAAGTGCAGGCCCTGGTGACGCGCTGTTACTACGGGCCGGCGCGGCGTACGGCGGATGGCCTGGATTCCCGCCGGCTCAGCCTGCTGGCGGCGGTGCTGGAAAAAACACTGCGGGTGCGGCTGGCTGAATGCGATATTTTTGCAAACCTGGCCGGCGGTCTGGACTCTAACGATCCGGCCCTTGATCTGGCGCTGTGCGCAGCAGTCCTCAGCTCGCAGGCCGAAATCGCCGTCCCACCGGGCTTTGCCTGCTTTGGCGAGGTCGGGCTTTCCGGGGAGGTTCGCAGCGGCCCGCGCAGTCGGGACCGCATTGGCGAGCTTGTGCGGCAGGGCTTTGTGCGCATTGCCCTTCCCGACGGAGAGCTGATTGATCCTTTGCCAGAAGGTGTCGATCTTCATAGAATCGGGCAAATTGCCGACCTGGCCGCTCTACTTGGCGCAGCGCCGCATTGA
- a CDS encoding OsmC family protein, with product MSLHNIQLRWRRGGQEFDIEKYDRNHELEFEGGQRLLNSAAPDYKGDPSASNPEELLAASLSSCHMLTFLAVAAKARFVIDEYEDQATATLEKNQKGLVAVTRVVLRPLVRFSGENQPDAGKLQELHEKAHKFCMIANSVNCEVVIESRS from the coding sequence ATGTCCCTGCACAACATCCAGTTGCGCTGGCGCCGCGGCGGCCAGGAATTTGATATTGAGAAATACGATCGCAACCACGAACTCGAATTTGAGGGCGGGCAGCGTCTCCTGAATTCTGCAGCGCCAGATTACAAGGGCGACCCCAGCGCTTCCAATCCGGAAGAACTACTGGCCGCCTCTCTCTCCAGCTGCCACATGCTCACCTTTCTGGCTGTCGCCGCCAAAGCGCGATTCGTCATCGACGAGTACGAAGATCAGGCCACGGCAACCCTTGAAAAGAACCAGAAGGGCCTGGTGGCTGTAACGCGGGTCGTCCTCAGGCCGCTGGTGCGTTTCTCTGGAGAAAACCAGCCGGACGCCGGCAAACTGCAGGAACTGCACGAGAAGGCTCATAAGTTTTGTATGATTGCCAACTCGGTAAACTGCGAGGTGGTAATCGAATCGCGCTCCTGA
- the dnaB gene encoding replicative DNA helicase, with protein MADVLPSDLEAERQTLGALLLRPDLVVQLRGQLKREDFYSEAHRLIWDAVVALYDQGRTDIDAMQAIHYLEDRKIAAQAGGGPYLLKLVQDSLAPSNAPIYAQRLRALALRRALKLAGEEIARRAAEPNEDENEFLRSIEDQILQLTNSSFQQGIVSVAELRADFVAHLTALVERKGELSGVRTHFTEFDQLTSGLKGGELIILAARPGVGKTTFALNLAANIALKNAQNTLVFSLEMSRLELMMRLVCSEALYSHSELKRGNPGGRQRDLLQAIERICAAPIHIDDSGDLTVWECFARARKFKVAQDKVGQKLGLIVVDYLQLLNDPEARKMGRQHEVAEISRRLKAMARTLDAPVLALSQMNRSVEQRRGESARPQLSDLRESGAIEQDADIVMFIHKSQEGEAESVEDLENRGTVEMILAKHRNGPTGAFRLTFRPELNRFDNRLPPESGAY; from the coding sequence ATGGCCGACGTCCTCCCGAGCGATCTGGAGGCCGAGCGCCAGACGCTTGGCGCGCTTTTGCTACGACCGGATTTGGTCGTGCAGCTGCGCGGTCAGCTGAAACGCGAAGATTTTTACTCCGAAGCCCATCGCTTGATCTGGGACGCGGTCGTCGCGCTCTACGATCAGGGTCGCACCGACATCGATGCGATGCAGGCCATCCATTACCTTGAAGATCGGAAGATCGCCGCACAGGCCGGCGGCGGGCCCTATTTGCTCAAGCTGGTCCAGGATAGTCTGGCGCCTTCCAACGCTCCAATCTATGCCCAGCGACTTCGCGCCCTGGCTTTGCGACGTGCGTTGAAATTGGCCGGCGAGGAAATTGCCCGGCGCGCTGCCGAGCCCAACGAAGACGAAAACGAATTTCTTCGGTCCATTGAAGATCAAATTCTTCAGTTAACCAACAGCAGCTTCCAGCAAGGCATCGTTTCCGTAGCCGAACTCCGCGCCGATTTCGTCGCTCACCTGACGGCCCTGGTGGAACGCAAGGGCGAACTTTCCGGGGTGCGGACGCACTTCACTGAGTTCGACCAGCTGACCTCTGGCTTGAAGGGCGGCGAGCTGATCATTCTGGCTGCGCGACCGGGCGTCGGCAAGACGACCTTTGCGCTCAATCTGGCCGCAAACATTGCGCTGAAGAATGCGCAAAACACCCTTGTATTTTCCCTGGAGATGAGTCGGCTGGAACTGATGATGCGCCTGGTTTGTTCCGAGGCGCTCTACAGCCACAGCGAGCTGAAGCGCGGCAATCCTGGCGGAAGGCAGCGCGATTTGCTGCAGGCCATTGAACGCATCTGCGCAGCGCCGATTCATATTGATGATTCCGGCGATCTGACCGTCTGGGAATGCTTCGCCCGGGCGCGAAAATTCAAGGTGGCTCAAGACAAGGTCGGCCAGAAGCTGGGACTGATCGTCGTTGACTATCTGCAACTGCTCAATGATCCGGAAGCGCGCAAGATGGGCCGCCAGCATGAGGTTGCGGAGATTTCGCGACGTCTGAAAGCGATGGCGCGTACTCTGGATGCGCCGGTGCTGGCGCTATCGCAAATGAATCGCAGCGTGGAGCAGCGCCGGGGCGAATCGGCGCGTCCTCAGCTATCCGACCTCCGCGAATCTGGGGCCATCGAGCAAGATGCGGACATTGTAATGTTCATTCACAAGAGCCAGGAGGGCGAGGCGGAAAGCGTAGAGGATCTGGAGAACCGCGGGACAGTGGAAATGATTCTGGCCAAGCACCGCAACGGCCCGACAGGCGCCTTTCGACTTACCTTTCGTCCGGAACTCAATCGTTTCGACAACCGTTTGCCGCCGGAAAGCGGCGCCTACTGA
- a CDS encoding single-stranded DNA-binding protein, which yields MAGDLNRVMLIGRLTRDPELRQTNSGGAYCRFSIASNRSYTVNGEKREEVSYIDCVVWGRPAEVLNQYCRKGKQLAIDGRLQQRSWEGQDGKKQSKIDVVVENFQLLGAPGEGGGARSMAPAGGGRGEEFASPEFSEPAFGAGMDDDDIPF from the coding sequence ATGGCGGGCGACCTGAATCGTGTCATGTTGATTGGTCGCCTGACCCGCGATCCAGAGCTGCGCCAGACTAACTCTGGAGGCGCCTACTGCCGCTTCTCCATCGCCAGCAATCGCAGCTATACAGTGAATGGCGAAAAGCGCGAAGAAGTATCTTATATAGACTGTGTCGTTTGGGGCCGCCCGGCGGAGGTGCTCAACCAGTACTGCCGCAAAGGAAAGCAACTTGCGATTGATGGCCGTCTGCAGCAGCGCAGCTGGGAAGGGCAGGACGGTAAGAAGCAGTCCAAGATTGATGTCGTTGTTGAAAACTTCCAGCTGCTGGGCGCGCCTGGCGAAGGCGGCGGCGCGCGCAGTATGGCCCCGGCCGGCGGCGGCCGCGGCGAGGAATTTGCGTCGCCCGAGTTTTCCGAACCGGCCTTTGGCGCCGGTATGGACGACGATGACATTCCCTTTTGA
- a CDS encoding S41 family peptidase codes for MMQALKKYRIGRWLRAARRRERLLAAALAGSLLLNLALAARPALADGDRSQLYQQTLEYVRYYMRTLYVDPIADEDLMRGAVRGVLASSQDPYTRFLDAEELREFSSMEEGRRVGIGVEVTLQDGIPVVIAPIGGGPAEQAGVQAGDRIVAIDGVKTEDQSFAQILQRIGGESGSRLELKIEREGSPAPIILQVTRGAFQIDYVRSQYFENEKVGYLRLLHFFGEENGAVEEFRTALEDFKRRGAGGIIVDLRNNPGGRLDMAATLAGYFLKTGELVVTARGRTAELSREYRVEGAANLIDENYKVIVLINEGSASASEIFAGALQDHHRAKLLGARSFGKASVQRVFRPLPGDTAALITVQRYFTPANRGIHGLGLTPDIVVESARLGPGEILYLQRLDERKYFEELRAQHPNYSEELVATLQSEFRQQQLSLSAELARLILRDRYHVREGQAANPDLDLQLARALQELH; via the coding sequence ATGATGCAAGCGCTCAAGAAATATCGGATTGGCAGATGGCTGCGCGCCGCTCGGCGCCGCGAACGACTGCTGGCGGCGGCGCTCGCTGGCAGTCTGCTTTTGAATCTGGCCCTGGCCGCCAGACCGGCCCTCGCCGATGGCGACCGCAGTCAGCTCTACCAACAGACCCTGGAGTACGTGCGCTACTATATGCGCACGCTCTACGTTGACCCGATCGCCGATGAGGATCTGATGCGCGGCGCAGTTCGGGGCGTGCTGGCCTCCTCGCAGGATCCCTACACGCGCTTTCTCGACGCCGAGGAATTGCGAGAATTCAGCAGTATGGAGGAGGGCCGTCGCGTTGGCATTGGCGTCGAAGTCACTCTCCAAGATGGAATTCCGGTAGTGATTGCGCCCATTGGCGGCGGTCCAGCGGAGCAAGCCGGGGTGCAAGCTGGCGATCGCATTGTCGCCATCGATGGCGTTAAGACCGAAGACCAGAGCTTTGCTCAAATCCTGCAGCGCATCGGCGGAGAGAGCGGAAGCAGACTGGAACTTAAAATTGAACGCGAGGGTTCTCCGGCGCCAATTATCCTCCAGGTTACGCGCGGCGCATTCCAAATTGACTACGTACGAAGTCAGTACTTTGAAAACGAAAAAGTTGGCTACCTTCGGTTGCTCCATTTCTTTGGAGAGGAGAACGGGGCCGTTGAAGAGTTCCGCACTGCGCTCGAGGATTTCAAGCGCCGCGGGGCTGGCGGCATTATTGTCGATCTGCGAAACAATCCCGGCGGGCGGCTGGACATGGCGGCCACGCTGGCCGGATATTTTCTGAAGACCGGCGAACTGGTTGTCACAGCCCGCGGGCGTACCGCAGAATTGAGCCGCGAATACCGCGTCGAGGGCGCCGCCAACCTCATTGACGAAAACTACAAAGTGATTGTACTGATCAACGAGGGATCAGCCTCGGCTTCGGAGATTTTTGCCGGCGCTCTACAAGACCACCATCGGGCGAAGTTGCTCGGCGCGCGCAGCTTCGGCAAAGCCAGCGTTCAGCGCGTATTTCGACCGCTGCCCGGCGACACGGCGGCGCTGATTACCGTGCAACGCTACTTCACCCCTGCCAATCGCGGCATCCACGGCCTTGGTCTGACGCCGGATATCGTTGTAGAATCAGCGCGGCTCGGTCCGGGGGAAATACTCTATCTGCAACGTCTGGATGAGCGCAAATACTTTGAAGAGTTGCGCGCACAGCATCCAAATTACAGCGAGGAACTTGTTGCTACACTGCAAAGCGAGTTCCGGCAGCAGCAGCTCTCGCTCTCTGCGGAACTGGCGCGTTTGATCCTGCGCGATCGATACCATGTGCGCGAGGGGCAAGCGGCAAATCCCGATCTCGATTTGCAGCTGGCCCGCGCCTTGCAGGAGCTGCATTGA
- the rpsF gene encoding 30S ribosomal protein S6, translating into MNNYELIAILDPARLDAARKSLGDIMQRHKVSKVEENDWGERRLPHDIDKIGVGRFLCINVKAEPERLREFRHDLEIDSNILRYMMKRVA; encoded by the coding sequence GTGAATAACTACGAACTCATTGCCATTCTGGATCCAGCGCGACTGGACGCCGCTCGCAAATCCCTGGGCGATATCATGCAACGTCACAAGGTGAGCAAAGTTGAAGAGAACGACTGGGGCGAACGTCGCCTGCCGCACGACATCGACAAGATCGGCGTCGGACGTTTCCTGTGCATCAATGTTAAGGCAGAGCCGGAGCGCTTGCGGGAATTCCGCCACGATCTGGAAATCGATTCCAACATTCTACGCTACATGATGAAGCGAGTCGCCTGA
- the ybeY gene encoding rRNA maturation RNase YbeY — protein MRTAAEQALQELCRIEGMSSAFELSLQILDAPAMSALNKRSRSRDYATDVLSFPMLDFPAGKGPAALPRDGAGQIDLGPVAGTMPAGQALLLGDISICRDVCLQQASEIGHSVGDEFLRLLVHGLLHLFGYDHELGPEEERQMQQREDQLLSCLPGIDAN, from the coding sequence ATGCGCACGGCTGCTGAGCAGGCGCTCCAGGAATTGTGCCGGATCGAGGGGATGTCCTCCGCTTTTGAACTATCGCTGCAAATTCTGGATGCGCCAGCGATGAGCGCCTTGAACAAGCGCAGTCGCTCGCGCGACTATGCTACTGATGTATTGAGCTTTCCGATGCTGGATTTCCCTGCCGGCAAAGGACCTGCCGCATTGCCGCGCGATGGCGCCGGTCAGATCGATCTGGGGCCAGTGGCCGGAACAATGCCGGCCGGGCAAGCGCTGCTGCTTGGCGATATATCCATCTGCCGGGATGTTTGCCTGCAGCAAGCAAGCGAGATCGGTCACTCTGTTGGCGATGAGTTCCTCCGCCTTCTGGTTCACGGCTTGCTGCACCTTTTTGGCTATGACCACGAGCTGGGGCCAGAAGAGGAGCGCCAAATGCAGCAGCGCGAGGATCAATTGCTGTCCTGTCTTCCGGGCATTGACGCCAATTGA
- a CDS encoding tetratricopeptide repeat protein codes for MARWLAIPLALMMAGFFALMSQAIISIKLADLRIQVARGRLFNYELSSEVLKERFKSLTAGESDFRSELQKNVMESAIMNAANPEELSLTPVQLAGLAAVNAVRMASLKPFLRLSQDQEQLALVKLAFLFERNRRFDAAAEKYQSVIPDLAGSAPDLHGFSLLHVGYCLAVSGKRAEARTALERVRRDHPGTHFAETAAVLLRLLEENERRASEIEGRELSPLEKARAFFAARLYDQAAGAFEALRPLSPMDEYRFRRSQEETGKVQPAIQGYRAIIQENRDPQAVREANRRLLLIGHFYGGDRETRQFAENTARQIGDTAVVSEVQSAAAEQRSAVVLQEIYQSNNPDLGALRNEAAEQIQDAREQAAAAEVQEPSPPDLNGYLALRDPPNPPGFDLDLTGGLQSMAAIREPPPVSLTPAIAVRTRDGRLLLGEAIRFENGRAVFQADFSTQAPASEFSVVQCSDEQGDLSVLLQDGRRLRIKRLEFSTAGVRLMGGATEDELLELSALREVRASLP; via the coding sequence ATGGCGCGCTGGTTGGCCATACCGCTGGCGCTGATGATGGCGGGATTCTTCGCCCTGATGAGCCAGGCGATCATTAGCATCAAGCTGGCTGATCTACGCATCCAGGTAGCGCGCGGCCGACTTTTCAACTACGAACTTTCTTCGGAGGTGCTCAAGGAGCGCTTCAAATCGCTTACCGCCGGCGAGTCGGATTTTCGCTCCGAACTGCAAAAGAACGTCATGGAGTCGGCGATTATGAACGCCGCCAATCCCGAGGAGCTATCGCTGACGCCGGTGCAGCTGGCCGGTCTCGCCGCGGTCAACGCAGTTCGCATGGCTTCGCTCAAACCATTCTTGCGTCTGAGTCAGGACCAGGAGCAACTGGCTCTGGTAAAACTGGCATTTCTCTTTGAACGCAATCGACGCTTTGACGCGGCCGCCGAGAAGTACCAATCGGTGATTCCGGATCTGGCCGGATCGGCCCCGGACCTGCACGGTTTCTCGCTGCTTCACGTAGGCTACTGTCTGGCAGTATCGGGAAAGCGCGCCGAGGCGCGTACGGCGCTGGAAAGAGTGCGCCGCGATCATCCTGGGACACATTTTGCCGAAACCGCCGCTGTTTTGTTGCGCTTGCTCGAGGAGAATGAGCGACGCGCTTCGGAAATTGAAGGTCGGGAACTGTCTCCTTTGGAGAAAGCGCGCGCCTTTTTCGCCGCTCGCCTTTACGACCAGGCGGCTGGCGCCTTTGAAGCTCTGCGTCCGCTTTCGCCAATGGATGAGTATCGTTTTCGTCGTTCGCAGGAAGAAACCGGGAAGGTGCAGCCGGCGATCCAGGGCTATCGCGCTATCATTCAGGAAAATCGCGATCCGCAGGCGGTGCGAGAGGCCAACCGTCGCTTGTTGCTGATTGGCCACTTTTATGGAGGCGACCGCGAAACTCGGCAATTCGCCGAGAATACTGCGCGCCAGATTGGCGATACAGCCGTCGTCAGCGAAGTGCAGAGCGCGGCGGCGGAGCAACGCAGTGCGGTCGTGTTGCAAGAAATCTATCAATCAAACAACCCAGATCTGGGCGCGCTACGCAACGAAGCCGCCGAGCAAATTCAGGATGCTCGTGAGCAGGCGGCTGCCGCCGAGGTTCAAGAGCCATCGCCGCCAGATCTGAATGGCTACCTGGCGCTGCGCGATCCGCCTAATCCGCCAGGCTTTGATCTTGATCTGACTGGCGGCCTGCAATCGATGGCCGCGATTCGCGAACCGCCGCCAGTATCCTTGACTCCGGCCATTGCGGTGCGCACGCGCGACGGCCGCCTGCTGCTTGGCGAAGCGATCCGCTTCGAAAATGGCCGTGCAGTCTTCCAGGCCGATTTTTCTACTCAGGCGCCCGCATCGGAGTTTTCCGTCGTCCAATGTAGCGACGAGCAGGGCGACCTCTCCGTGCTCTTGCAGGATGGCCGGCGCCTGAGAATCAAGCGGCTTGAATTTTCTACTGCTGGCGTACGCTTGATGGGCGGCGCGACGGAGGATGAATTGCTGGAGCTTTCCGCTTTGCGCGAGGTGCGAGCTTCTCTGCCGTAG
- the rplI gene encoding 50S ribosomal protein L9: protein MKVILQRDVANLGDAGDVKEVSRGFARNYLLPRKLVVLAQAGSQRALDHQKKLIQQKNAKRHTEMQKVAQELQGVKSIEVSVRVGARNKMFGSVTTQQIAAALAEKGFAVDRRKVELSDKIRNLGAYTIRIRLAEKVIVPLQLQVVADANSPIEEEYVPPSAPVAAEEEAAEEKSEA from the coding sequence ATGAAAGTAATTCTACAAAGAGATGTAGCCAATCTGGGCGACGCCGGCGATGTGAAGGAAGTCTCGCGGGGCTTTGCACGCAACTATCTGCTGCCGCGTAAGCTGGTAGTGCTGGCCCAGGCCGGCAGCCAGCGCGCTCTGGACCATCAGAAGAAACTGATACAGCAAAAAAATGCCAAGCGTCACACCGAGATGCAGAAGGTGGCTCAGGAACTGCAGGGCGTAAAGTCCATTGAGGTCAGCGTTCGCGTAGGAGCGCGCAACAAGATGTTTGGTTCGGTGACGACCCAGCAAATCGCGGCAGCCCTCGCAGAGAAGGGCTTTGCGGTGGATCGTCGCAAGGTCGAATTGAGCGACAAGATTCGCAACCTCGGCGCATACACAATCCGTATCCGTCTGGCAGAAAAGGTCATCGTGCCGCTGCAATTGCAGGTTGTGGCTGACGCCAATTCGCCCATCGAAGAGGAATACGTACCGCCTTCGGCGCCGGTCGCCGCCGAAGAAGAAGCCGCCGAAGAAAAATCGGAAGCCTGA